The region AGGTGCGGAGGTGCGGTCAGATGCTGAAGCGCGGGGCGCCGCCAGGGGGCGCCGGGCCGGCCGGGCCCAGCCACCTGCGCCTCCCACGCGCGCGCCCCACCCTGAAACTCGCGGGGGGGTGACGAGGGGGCGACCGGGCTCGTCCCTAGAGTGCCTGCGGCTGTGCAGCCCTTACTTCTGGGGACCTCGAGGCGGCTAGCCGTTGCCACCGGGTGACACTTATTGAACGCTTACTGTGTACCCCTTGTTTTATTTGATGCTTCCTGCAACTCCATGAGGCTGGTGTGCATTCTCAGGGGGCAGGTGGCGACACAGAGGCCGCCTCCGCAGCTTGCAATTTTAGGGGCCTCCCGGCGGCCTCACGCAACCACCGCCGtctattgaacacttactatgtaccCTCTATTTTATTTAACGCTCCCTCCAAACCAATGCGGCCGCCGTTGCATGGCCATTAGACAGGTGGGGACACAGGGCCCCAGATAAGTTAAGTCACCCAGGGTCTGGGGTCCCCGCCGccaaccccaccccccgcacACCCACCACCTGGCGGGGAGGAGGAATCAGGCTGCAAACTGGGCCCCCTCCTCGTGCAGCCCTCAGCAGAACTTGGGAAAGGCGCGGGCCGGGGACTCTCCCGGGACCAGAAGGGGATTCCAGGCCCCCCCGCTCCGAAAGTCCGAGCCGGCCTTGCGCGCTGGAAATCCCGCGCGCGCCCCGAAACGCGGTGCAGCTGCCGGGAAATCAGGAGGaaaacttctgctttttttttcttttctggcacTCAcgctccccgccacccccacccccacccccccgcgccCTCCTCCCGGCTCTCGCCCCCACGTGGGCGCCCCCCGCGCGGCGCTCCGCCCGCTCCCCGACGTCGGCCAACCGTAGCGCGCCTTTCTCTCGCCTTTGTTGGCTCGCCAATAGGAGGGGCGGACGCGCCACCGAGGCCACGCCTCTGGCTACGAGTCTATAAGTGCGTGCGCCGGCGGCCGCAGGCTCAGATCGCTGAAGTCGTGGACGCGATCGTTTTCTCTGCAGCCGTGCGGATTATTCTTGCTGAGgcttttgccatttttctttttttccttttttgggggaggaTTTCGCTGCCTTCCGAAGGTCTTGAACGAGCGCTCGGGCTCCGTGGGAAGGTTTTGGGCTTTCCGGCCTCGGATTTTGCATTTTCTCGCTTGGGACTGTCGTGGGGCTGCTTTCCACTGTGGATTATAACTGCAACATGACCCTGGAAGAGCTCGTGGCGTGCGACAACGCGGCGCAGAAGTAAGTAGCCGGGGCTGTGGCCGCCTGAGGGCAGCCCGGCCGGGCGGGGACCTGAGCGACCGGTGCCCGGCCGGGCGGAGCGctgaccctccctccttctctcctgaCCCCAGGATGCAGACCGTGAGCGCCGCTGTAGAGGAGCTCCTGGTGGCCGCGCAGCGCCAGGACCGCCTCACCGTGGGGGTGTACGAGTCAGCCAAGTTGATGAATGTGTGAGTCACACCCCGTCCCCGGACTGGGCGCGGGTGGGGACCCCCTCCGCTCTGCACACTCCCTGCGGCACCTCTGTCTCGCACAGGGCTAGGATTTCCCCAAGCGTCCCCAGTGTGGATGGAGGGCCTCTAGGCTTGCTttcggccggggggggggggggggggggggggggggggggggaaggttgCAGTATCCTGACGTTGCTGCGTTTGTTTGCAAGTGCCCACCACCATATTTGCTCCCGCCTTCCCACCCCCAAATATTCTGAAGCATGCAttccgcaccccccccccagctgcaTGCACCCTCAATCCCTTCCGCGCCTTtggtttctctttgcttttcgAAACTCCCCTGTGTACAGCGGCCTTTCCTCAGCCCCCAGCTGACCCGTCTCCTCCCTGCGGCTCCCTTAGGGACCCTGACAGCGTGGTCCTGTGCCTTCTGGCCATTGACGAAGACGAGGAGGATGACATCGCCCTGCAGATCCACTTCACACTCATCCAGTCTTTTTGCTGTGACAACGACATTAATATCGTCCGGGTGTCAGGCATGCAGCGCCTGGCCCAGCTGCTGGGTGAGCCAGCGGAGACCCAGGGCACCACTGAGCCCCGAGACCTGCACTGCCTCCTGGTCACGGTGAGTTGGGCCTGGGACTTGCCCCACCCTCTGCCTGGGCACCTGGGCCCGTGTTTGTCAACAAAGTCGAGCTGGCCGCTCTCGTACCAGCTCAGCGCTCAGCCATGATCGGCATGTCCCGTGGGCAGCACGGCGGGGCCT is a window of Zalophus californianus isolate mZalCal1 chromosome 1, mZalCal1.pri.v2, whole genome shotgun sequence DNA encoding:
- the GADD45B gene encoding growth arrest and DNA damage-inducible protein GADD45 beta, with translation MTLEELVACDNAAQKMQTVSAAVEELLVAAQRQDRLTVGVYESAKLMNVDPDSVVLCLLAIDEDEEDDIALQIHFTLIQSFCCDNDINIVRVSGMQRLAQLLGEPAETQGTTEPRDLHCLLVTNPHTDAWKSPGLVEVASYCEESRGNNQWVPYVPLQER